Proteins from a genomic interval of Macaca thibetana thibetana isolate TM-01 chromosome 17, ASM2454274v1, whole genome shotgun sequence:
- the AMER2 gene encoding APC membrane recruitment protein 2 isoform X1: METSRSRGGGGAVSERGGAGASAGVCRRKAEAGAGTLAADMDLHCDCAAETPAAEPPSGKINKAAFKLFKKRKSGGTMPSIFGVKNKGDGKSSGPTGLVRSRTHDGLAEVLVLESGRKEEPRGGGDGGGGGGGRPNPGPPRAAGPGGGSLASSSVAKSHSFFSLLKKNGRSENGKGDPADASKAGGKQKRGLRGLFSGMRWHRKDKRAKAEAAEGRAAGGGLILPGSLTASLECVKEETPRAAREPEEPGQDAPRDPAGEPAGGEEVPAPADRAPARSCREAEGPDTGARGEDAAGHRRAEKPRGPPEPGPGEVHTAEDASRTGAVPVKTVPLVDSEGGSGRAPAAPDPASVDPPSDPSADRICLMFSDVTSLKSFDSLTGCGDIIADPEEEAGPSCDKHAPGPGKPALSTKNPGVVAYQGGGEEMASPDEVDDTYLQEFWDMLSQTEEQAPGPQEGAAKVAAALEAKVAPETPKDTRCVEAAKDASSVKRRRLNRIPIEPHPKEEPKHPEKEQQEGVPNSDEGYWDSTTPGPEEDSASSGKKAGIPRDSYSGDALYDLYADPDGSPATLPGGKDNEETSCLSRLKPVSPGTITCPLRTPGSLLKDSKIPISIKHLTNLPSSHPVVHQQPSRSEMPRTKIPVSKVLVRRVSNRGLAGTTIRATACHDSAKKL; the protein is encoded by the coding sequence ATGGAGACGAGCCGGagccgcggcggcggcggggctGTCAGCGAGCGCGGCGGAGCTGGCGCGTCCGCGGGGGTCTGCAGGAGGAAGGCGGAGGCCGGGGCCGGGACCCTCGCGGCAGACATGGACTTGCATTGTGACTGTGCCGCCGAGACGCCGGCCGCCGAGCCGCCGTCGGGGAAGATTAATAAAGCCGCCTTCAAATTATTCAAGAAAAGGAAATCgggtggcaccatgcccagcatttttGGGGTCAAAAACAAAGGGGACGGGAAGAGCTCGGGTCCGACGGGGCTGGTGAGGAGCAGGACCCACGACGGACTGGCCGAGGTGCTGGTGCTGGAGAGCGGCAGGAAGGAGGAGCCGCGCGGCGGGGGCGatggcggcgggggcggcggggggcGGCCGAATCCGGGGCCCCCCAGAGCCGCGGGGCCCGGCGGGGGCTCCCTCGCCAGCAGCTCGGTGGCCAAGTCGCACAGCTTCTTCTCGCTGCTGAAGAAGAACGGGCGCTCGGAAAACGGCAAGGGGGACCCCGCGGACGCGAGCAAGGCCGGCGGCAAACAAAAGCGGGGGCTGCGGGGGCTGTTCAGCGGCATGCGCTGGCACCGGAAAGACAAGCGGGCCAAGGCGGAGGCCGCGGAGGGGCGCGCGGCCGGGGGCGGCCTGATCCTGCCCGGCTCGCTCACCGCCAGCCTGGAGTGCGTCAAGGAGGAGACGCCCAGAGCCGCGCGCGAGCCGGAGGAGCCCGGCCAGGACGCCCCGCGAGACCCAGCAGGTGAGCCCGCAGGGGGAGAGGAGGTGCCCGCCCCCGCCGACCGCGCCCCAGCGCGGAGCTGCCGAGAGGCCGAGGGCCCGGACACCGGCGCCCGGGGAGAGGACGCCGCGGGGCATCGGCGCGCCGAGAAGCCCCGGGGACCCCCCGAGCCGGGGCCCGGGGAGGTCCACACGGCCGAGGACGCGTCCAGGACGGGGGCCGTTCCGGTCAAGACGGTCCCCCTTGTCGACTCCGAAGGCGGCAGCGGCCGGGCGCCCGCCGCCCCGGACCCTGCCTCTGTCGATCCACCCTCAGACCCGTCGGCAGATCGtatttgtttgatgttttctgACGTGACTTCACTGAAAAGCTTTGACTCTCTTACAGGCTGTGGAGATATTATTGCAGACCCAGAGGAAGAGGCAGGTCCCAGCTGTGACAAGCATGCCCCCGGGCCAGGCAAGCCGGCTCTCTCTACCAAGAACCCCGGCGTGGTGGCCTACCAGGGAGGCGGGGAAGAGATGGCCAGCCCGGACGAGGTGGACGACACCTACCTGCAGGAGTTCTGGGACATGCTGTCCCAGACCGAGGAGCAGGCACCCGGGCCCCAGGAGGGCGCGGCTAAGGTGGCAGCTGCGCTGGAAGCCAAGGTGGCGCCCGAAACCCCCAAAGACACCAGGTGTGTGGAAGCGGCCAAGGACGCGTCCTCGGTCAAGCGCAGGAGGCTCAACCGGATTCCCATCGAGCCCCATCCGAAGGAGGAGCCCAAGCACCCGGAGAAGGAGCAGCAGGAAGGCGTCCCCAACAGCGACGAGGGCTACTGGGActccaccacgccaggcccagaGGAAGACAGCGCCAGCAGCGGGAAGAAGGCGGGCATCCCCCGGGATAGCTACAGTGGGGACGCGCTCTACGATCTCTATGCTGACCCGGACGGAAGTCCAGCAACCCTTCCTGGGGGGAAGGACAACGAGGAGACGTCCTGCCTGTCCCGGTTAAAGCCCGTATCTCCAGGCACCATCACTTGTCCGCTGCGAACCCCAGGCAGCTTGTTGAAGGACTCTAAGATCCCTATTAGCATCAAGCATCTGACCAACCTTCCATCTAGCCATCCCGTGGTGCACCAGCAACCCTCCAGGAGTGAGATGCCCAGAACAAAAATCCcggtttccaaagtgctggtccGCAGAGTCAGCAACCGGGGCTTGGCTGGGACCACCATCAGGGCAACGGCCTGCCACGACAGTGCCAAAAAGTTGTGA
- the AMER2 gene encoding APC membrane recruitment protein 2 isoform X2 has product METSRSRGGGGAVSERGGAGASAGVCRRKAEAGAGTLAADMDLHCDCAAETPAAEPPSGKINKAAFKLFKKRKSGGTMPSIFGVKNKGDGKSSGPTGLVRSRTHDGLAEVLVLESGRKEEPRGGGDGGGGGGGRPNPGPPRAAGPGGGSLASSSVAKSHSFFSLLKKNGRSENGKGDPADASKAGGKQKRGLRGLFSGMRWHRKDKRAKAEAAEGRAAGGGLILPGSLTASLECVKEETPRAAREPEEPGQDAPRDPAGCGDIIADPEEEAGPSCDKHAPGPGKPALSTKNPGVVAYQGGGEEMASPDEVDDTYLQEFWDMLSQTEEQAPGPQEGAAKVAAALEAKVAPETPKDTRCVEAAKDASSVKRRRLNRIPIEPHPKEEPKHPEKEQQEGVPNSDEGYWDSTTPGPEEDSASSGKKAGIPRDSYSGDALYDLYADPDGSPATLPGGKDNEETSCLSRLKPVSPGTITCPLRTPGSLLKDSKIPISIKHLTNLPSSHPVVHQQPSRSEMPRTKIPVSKVLVRRVSNRGLAGTTIRATACHDSAKKL; this is encoded by the exons ATGGAGACGAGCCGGagccgcggcggcggcggggctGTCAGCGAGCGCGGCGGAGCTGGCGCGTCCGCGGGGGTCTGCAGGAGGAAGGCGGAGGCCGGGGCCGGGACCCTCGCGGCAGACATGGACTTGCATTGTGACTGTGCCGCCGAGACGCCGGCCGCCGAGCCGCCGTCGGGGAAGATTAATAAAGCCGCCTTCAAATTATTCAAGAAAAGGAAATCgggtggcaccatgcccagcatttttGGGGTCAAAAACAAAGGGGACGGGAAGAGCTCGGGTCCGACGGGGCTGGTGAGGAGCAGGACCCACGACGGACTGGCCGAGGTGCTGGTGCTGGAGAGCGGCAGGAAGGAGGAGCCGCGCGGCGGGGGCGatggcggcgggggcggcggggggcGGCCGAATCCGGGGCCCCCCAGAGCCGCGGGGCCCGGCGGGGGCTCCCTCGCCAGCAGCTCGGTGGCCAAGTCGCACAGCTTCTTCTCGCTGCTGAAGAAGAACGGGCGCTCGGAAAACGGCAAGGGGGACCCCGCGGACGCGAGCAAGGCCGGCGGCAAACAAAAGCGGGGGCTGCGGGGGCTGTTCAGCGGCATGCGCTGGCACCGGAAAGACAAGCGGGCCAAGGCGGAGGCCGCGGAGGGGCGCGCGGCCGGGGGCGGCCTGATCCTGCCCGGCTCGCTCACCGCCAGCCTGGAGTGCGTCAAGGAGGAGACGCCCAGAGCCGCGCGCGAGCCGGAGGAGCCCGGCCAGGACGCCCCGCGAGACCCAGCAG GCTGTGGAGATATTATTGCAGACCCAGAGGAAGAGGCAGGTCCCAGCTGTGACAAGCATGCCCCCGGGCCAGGCAAGCCGGCTCTCTCTACCAAGAACCCCGGCGTGGTGGCCTACCAGGGAGGCGGGGAAGAGATGGCCAGCCCGGACGAGGTGGACGACACCTACCTGCAGGAGTTCTGGGACATGCTGTCCCAGACCGAGGAGCAGGCACCCGGGCCCCAGGAGGGCGCGGCTAAGGTGGCAGCTGCGCTGGAAGCCAAGGTGGCGCCCGAAACCCCCAAAGACACCAGGTGTGTGGAAGCGGCCAAGGACGCGTCCTCGGTCAAGCGCAGGAGGCTCAACCGGATTCCCATCGAGCCCCATCCGAAGGAGGAGCCCAAGCACCCGGAGAAGGAGCAGCAGGAAGGCGTCCCCAACAGCGACGAGGGCTACTGGGActccaccacgccaggcccagaGGAAGACAGCGCCAGCAGCGGGAAGAAGGCGGGCATCCCCCGGGATAGCTACAGTGGGGACGCGCTCTACGATCTCTATGCTGACCCGGACGGAAGTCCAGCAACCCTTCCTGGGGGGAAGGACAACGAGGAGACGTCCTGCCTGTCCCGGTTAAAGCCCGTATCTCCAGGCACCATCACTTGTCCGCTGCGAACCCCAGGCAGCTTGTTGAAGGACTCTAAGATCCCTATTAGCATCAAGCATCTGACCAACCTTCCATCTAGCCATCCCGTGGTGCACCAGCAACCCTCCAGGAGTGAGATGCCCAGAACAAAAATCCcggtttccaaagtgctggtccGCAGAGTCAGCAACCGGGGCTTGGCTGGGACCACCATCAGGGCAACGGCCTGCCACGACAGTGCCAAAAAGTTGTGA